A genomic window from Desulfovibrio gilichinskyi includes:
- the budA gene encoding acetolactate decarboxylase, whose amino-acid sequence MIIFKKIIPVLVFSYILIASFNPAYADETIYQYSTIDSLLLGNYDGDLSVAELKSHGDFGIGTFNSLNGEMVFLDNEVYRVGSDGKAVAVNNSTYVPFVDALNFRTNSILTIDSVASLDELNQKVTKDLPSENLFFAIRIDGRFATMQTRSVPEQKKPYLPLVEVVKHQSLFKFTEIEGTLIGIKSPVYMKGIGVPGFHWHFITKDRTAGGHVLGCNFKNLIAKVGSYSNLLLQLPTTKNFLDSNFTHDKENELKKVEKSSIKE is encoded by the coding sequence ATGATCATATTTAAAAAGATTATCCCTGTATTGGTTTTCAGCTATATTTTAATTGCTTCATTTAATCCTGCATATGCCGACGAAACTATTTATCAATATTCAACCATTGATTCCTTGTTACTTGGTAACTACGATGGAGATTTGTCCGTTGCAGAACTTAAAAGTCACGGAGATTTCGGAATCGGTACCTTTAACAGTTTAAACGGAGAGATGGTATTTCTTGATAACGAAGTATACCGGGTCGGATCTGACGGTAAAGCCGTTGCTGTGAATAATTCTACATACGTTCCTTTTGTTGACGCTCTAAATTTCAGAACAAATTCCATACTTACAATAGATTCAGTTGCTTCACTTGATGAGTTGAATCAAAAAGTCACTAAAGATCTTCCTTCGGAAAATCTTTTCTTTGCCATTCGTATAGACGGTAGATTTGCAACAATGCAAACCCGAAGTGTTCCTGAGCAAAAAAAACCCTACCTCCCGCTTGTTGAAGTTGTAAAACATCAAAGTTTATTTAAATTTACCGAGATAGAAGGAACTCTTATAGGGATCAAAAGCCCTGTCTATATGAAAGGAATAGGCGTTCCCGGATTCCACTGGCACTTTATTACTAAAGACCGCACCGCAGGCGGTCATGTCCTAGGCTGCAATTTCAAAAATCTTATCGCAAAGGTTGGATCTTACAGTAATTTACTCTTACAACTTCCAACGACTAAAAACTTTTTAGATTCTAATTTTACTCATGACAAAGAAAATGAATTAAAAAAAGTAGAAAAAAGTTCCATTAAAGAGTAA
- a CDS encoding chemotaxis protein CheD, which yields MDLNNSDIPHVFLHTGDAFIGVKPTIVSTVLGSCVSISMFSSQLQQGAICHAFLPSRKEINPDKQVSIQICRYVDTAVDYLLECMTRIGANKSRLEVKIFGGSSGLTLSKVRAPNFFSVGDRNVKMAFKCLAEKGLHPKSMDVGGNVGRKILFATHTGDIWLKRLDKQTLLKNNLSPHD from the coding sequence ATGGATTTAAATAACTCCGACATACCCCATGTCTTTCTCCACACCGGAGATGCATTCATCGGAGTAAAGCCTACAATAGTTTCTACGGTACTGGGATCTTGTGTTTCCATTTCCATGTTTTCCTCACAATTACAACAGGGTGCAATTTGCCACGCATTTCTGCCATCAAGAAAAGAAATAAACCCGGACAAGCAGGTGTCTATCCAGATTTGCCGGTATGTTGATACAGCTGTAGACTATTTATTGGAGTGTATGACCCGTATAGGTGCCAATAAATCAAGACTTGAAGTTAAAATATTCGGCGGTTCCAGTGGACTTACTTTATCAAAAGTAAGAGCTCCAAACTTCTTTTCTGTCGGAGATAGAAATGTTAAAATGGCTTTCAAATGCTTAGCAGAAAAAGGACTTCACCCTAAGTCCATGGATGTCGGCGGGAATGTCGGACGAAAAATTTTATTTGCTACACATACCGGTGACATCTGGCTTAAAAGACTTGATAAACAAACCTTACTTAAAAATAATTTATCCCCACATGACTAA
- a CDS encoding DsbA family protein, whose amino-acid sequence MKPHILIAIAAVFFTIPPMLAQAETNPDSTVRNEVITVLKDNPGLILKALKGHEEELYDLMQIGLEKKNKAKIRERQIKQLSTPYMPLLMVGRPVWGNPNGDISIFAYSDFQSASCLKADKTVQELLKADPNVNYHYRHNPQGFHRMSRPAAQYYEALARQNTQKAIAFKDMLFTSQSKINKTGLKELDGLVLKIGGDLARLHKDINSDQVNSIIARDVNEAKKFGFTASPVFIINGLTVTGAAPLSEFQEVIKLIRDHKSK is encoded by the coding sequence ATGAAACCTCATATTCTCATAGCTATAGCAGCTGTATTTTTCACTATCCCCCCTATGCTTGCACAAGCTGAAACAAACCCCGATTCCACAGTCAGAAATGAAGTTATTACAGTATTAAAGGACAACCCGGGGCTTATTTTAAAGGCTTTAAAAGGGCATGAAGAAGAACTTTACGATCTCATGCAAATCGGCCTTGAAAAGAAAAACAAAGCTAAAATCCGTGAAAGACAAATAAAACAGTTAAGTACCCCCTATATGCCTCTTCTGATGGTCGGCAGACCTGTATGGGGAAACCCGAATGGTGATATCTCAATATTCGCGTATTCTGATTTTCAATCAGCAAGCTGTTTAAAAGCAGATAAGACAGTACAAGAACTTTTAAAAGCTGATCCGAACGTTAATTATCATTACCGTCACAATCCGCAAGGTTTTCATAGAATGTCCCGCCCTGCAGCGCAGTATTATGAAGCATTAGCTCGCCAAAATACTCAAAAAGCAATTGCATTTAAAGATATGCTGTTCACAAGCCAGTCTAAAATCAATAAAACCGGATTGAAAGAACTGGATGGGCTAGTACTCAAAATCGGTGGGGATTTAGCGCGTCTGCACAAAGACATAAATTCCGATCAAGTTAACAGTATTATTGCCAGAGATGTTAACGAAGCTAAAAAATTCGGATTCACGGCTTCGCCAGTTTTCATTATCAACGGATTAACGGTAACAGGCGCGGCACCACTTAGCGAATTTCAAGAAGTTATCAAACTAATCCGCGATCATAAATCAAAATAG
- a CDS encoding STAS domain-containing protein, translated as MELSNKKVENALVVGLKGRLDALTSPNFEDTICQFIKKGDTKIVLDLGELEYISSAGLRAILSTAKRLRAENGAIAFANITGMISEVFEISGFGSMFNLYGSALLAAKDIS; from the coding sequence ATGGAACTCAGTAATAAAAAAGTTGAAAATGCGCTCGTCGTTGGACTGAAGGGAAGACTTGACGCGCTGACTTCTCCAAATTTTGAAGACACAATATGCCAATTCATTAAAAAGGGAGACACAAAAATTGTTCTGGACCTTGGCGAACTTGAATATATCTCCAGCGCAGGATTACGGGCAATTCTATCCACAGCTAAAAGACTCAGAGCTGAAAACGGAGCAATTGCCTTTGCTAATATCACAGGGATGATCAGTGAAGTGTTTGAAATTTCGGGATTCGGGTCTATGTTCAATCTTTACGGTTCCGCCCTGCTCGCCGCAAAAGATATTTCTTAG
- a CDS encoding MFS transporter, translating into MTKPAFTSRKMYIFLLVLTIATTIGFQGWRTLLNNFAVDVAGLNGVQFGTIGSIREIPGFLSLFVIYFLFLIKEHRLASLSVIVMGIGVSLTGFMPSFTGIAFTTILMSFGFHYYETLNQSLTLQYFNFTEAPIVMGRLKSLGAATNICVGVTIFAVSGLFSYTEMFVAAGIVGISGGIYCSFQDPSSTGMPLQHKKMILKSKYWLFYALTFMAGARRQIFVAFAVFLLVQKFHYSIQSITILFVINNIINYFLNPAIARAVNKFGERKVLSLEYSCLIFIFVAYAFTTSPLVGAILYILDNILFGFAMGIRTFFQKIADKKDIAPSMAVGFTINHIAAVAVPILAGIAWMQDYRIVFLSAAVLSAFSLILVQFIDRELKIKMN; encoded by the coding sequence GTGACCAAGCCTGCCTTTACTTCTCGCAAAATGTATATTTTTCTTCTTGTTCTGACGATAGCAACGACAATAGGATTTCAGGGCTGGAGAACTCTTTTAAACAACTTCGCAGTAGATGTCGCCGGCTTAAACGGCGTACAGTTCGGAACAATAGGTTCAATTCGCGAAATTCCGGGATTCCTGTCTTTATTTGTAATCTATTTTCTTTTCCTTATTAAAGAACATAGATTGGCATCACTTTCTGTTATTGTTATGGGCATAGGAGTTTCACTGACAGGGTTCATGCCTTCTTTCACGGGTATCGCATTCACGACCATACTTATGTCATTCGGCTTTCACTATTATGAAACGCTCAATCAGTCTTTGACGCTGCAATATTTCAATTTTACAGAAGCACCGATTGTGATGGGCAGGCTTAAAAGCCTTGGAGCAGCAACAAATATTTGTGTCGGTGTGACAATTTTCGCAGTCTCAGGTCTTTTCAGCTATACAGAAATGTTTGTAGCGGCAGGGATTGTTGGTATCTCAGGTGGCATCTATTGCTCTTTTCAAGATCCCTCGTCCACAGGAATGCCGCTTCAACACAAAAAGATGATCCTAAAATCAAAATACTGGCTTTTCTACGCGTTAACCTTCATGGCAGGCGCAAGACGGCAGATATTTGTTGCATTCGCAGTTTTTTTGCTGGTCCAAAAATTCCATTACAGCATTCAGTCTATCACAATATTATTTGTAATAAATAACATCATCAATTACTTCCTTAATCCGGCGATTGCCAGAGCTGTAAATAAGTTCGGCGAAAGGAAAGTACTTAGTCTTGAATACTCATGCCTGATTTTTATTTTTGTAGCCTATGCTTTCACAACCAGTCCTCTGGTAGGTGCAATACTTTATATTCTGGATAATATATTGTTCGGTTTCGCCATGGGTATCCGCACTTTCTTCCAAAAAATTGCAGATAAAAAGGATATTGCTCCAAGTATGGCTGTGGGCTTTACCATCAACCACATTGCAGCCGTGGCAGTTCCGATTCTTGCCGGCATTGCATGGATGCAGGATTACCGCATAGTTTTTCTAAGTGCTGCGGTGCTGTCAGCTTTCTCACTGATTCTCGTCCAATTTATTGACAGAGAACTTAAAATAAAAATGAATTAA
- a CDS encoding M48 family metallopeptidase, which translates to MIIKLIPDKGLEVVLPKGVSKREVPKFLERKREWILSAISHLEGKGFSLSPPKLVLPESIFFAANETEIFIHRVRTRKVGLHVRKNVDKLMLSGTDWTEQEDIAALTEFVRTQARSFLSAEITDLSKELGMNFKKLFIRSQRKRWGSCSSKGNINLNMKLMFLPYSLVRYVIIHELCHTVHLNHSLKYWQLVKQVEPDFQLLEKELGKASLLVPDWINL; encoded by the coding sequence GTGATCATTAAATTGATTCCTGATAAAGGCCTGGAAGTGGTTCTGCCCAAAGGGGTAAGCAAAAGAGAAGTTCCTAAGTTCCTTGAAAGAAAGAGGGAATGGATTTTATCCGCAATCAGTCATCTTGAAGGTAAAGGCTTTTCACTTTCTCCCCCCAAACTTGTTCTGCCTGAGAGTATATTTTTTGCTGCCAATGAAACTGAAATTTTTATTCACAGAGTGCGGACCAGAAAAGTCGGTTTGCATGTCCGTAAAAATGTAGACAAGTTGATGTTAAGCGGAACGGATTGGACTGAGCAGGAAGATATTGCAGCTTTGACAGAGTTCGTGCGCACTCAGGCCCGCTCTTTTTTATCAGCCGAGATAACGGATCTTTCCAAAGAACTTGGAATGAATTTTAAAAAGCTCTTTATCAGGTCACAGCGGAAACGGTGGGGCAGTTGTTCTTCAAAAGGTAATATCAATCTTAACATGAAGCTCATGTTTTTGCCGTACAGTTTAGTACGCTATGTGATTATCCATGAGCTTTGTCATACTGTTCACCTGAATCATTCGCTTAAATACTGGCAACTGGTTAAACAGGTTGAACCGGATTTCCAGTTGCTTGAAAAAGAGCTTGGCAAAGCAAGCCTTCTCGTTCCGGATTGGATTAATTTATAA
- a CDS encoding pyridoxal phosphate-dependent aminotransferase, which produces MKLLSSQVAGYLDHSSWIRKMFETGMILKKKFGENAVCDFSLGNPDVPAPAAIADGLREIAGCAGEPFTFGYMPNAGYPSLREKMAEHISQEQGVKVEGSDIIVTCGAAGAINALYRAILEPGDQLICPAPYFVEYGFYAQNSGGELVTVPSKPLTFELDFDGIEKAINEKTRVVLINSPNNPTGVIYSKEDLERLAEILKKANIGRERPIFLVADEPYRFLAFDGVDVPSVLPLYPYSIVVSSFSKNLSLAGERIGYALLNPDMPEKETLLAGLVLTNRILGFVNAPAVGQKLLEKALGSEVDKNIYLERRDAMAKILDEAGYSYTMPKGAFYFFPAAPRGDDVKFCAALQEEKILAVPGTGFGYPGYIRLAFCVSVDVIERSREGFKKAIAQF; this is translated from the coding sequence ATGAAATTGCTTTCAAGTCAGGTAGCAGGTTACCTCGACCACTCATCCTGGATTCGTAAGATGTTCGAAACCGGAATGATCTTAAAGAAAAAATTTGGCGAAAATGCTGTATGCGATTTCTCTCTCGGCAACCCTGATGTTCCGGCTCCGGCTGCAATAGCTGACGGTCTCAGAGAAATAGCAGGATGTGCCGGAGAACCGTTTACATTCGGATACATGCCTAATGCAGGTTACCCTTCTTTGCGCGAAAAAATGGCAGAACATATTTCGCAGGAACAAGGAGTTAAGGTTGAAGGAAGCGATATCATCGTAACCTGCGGTGCTGCCGGAGCAATCAATGCTCTCTATCGCGCCATTCTTGAACCGGGTGATCAACTTATCTGCCCTGCTCCTTACTTTGTAGAGTATGGGTTCTACGCTCAGAACTCCGGCGGAGAACTGGTTACAGTTCCATCCAAACCGTTGACTTTTGAATTGGACTTTGACGGAATAGAAAAAGCCATCAATGAAAAAACCCGTGTTGTACTGATAAATTCCCCGAACAACCCTACAGGCGTTATTTACTCAAAAGAAGATCTGGAACGCCTCGCTGAAATTTTGAAAAAAGCAAACATCGGCCGCGAAAGACCTATTTTTCTGGTTGCCGACGAACCTTACAGGTTCCTCGCCTTTGACGGAGTAGATGTTCCTTCGGTCCTGCCGCTTTATCCATACAGCATTGTGGTAAGTTCTTTTTCAAAAAATCTGTCACTGGCAGGAGAAAGAATCGGCTACGCGCTGCTCAACCCGGATATGCCTGAAAAAGAAACCCTGCTTGCAGGACTGGTTCTTACCAACCGCATTCTCGGCTTTGTCAACGCTCCGGCTGTTGGACAAAAACTGCTTGAAAAAGCCCTCGGGTCTGAAGTTGATAAAAACATCTACCTTGAAAGACGCGATGCAATGGCTAAAATCCTTGATGAAGCAGGCTACTCATACACAATGCCTAAAGGCGCATTCTATTTCTTCCCTGCCGCCCCCCGCGGAGATGATGTAAAATTCTGCGCGGCACTTCAGGAAGAAAAGATTCTTGCAGTTCCCGGCACAGGGTTCGGATACCCCGGGTACATCAGATTGGCGTTCTGCGTAAGCGTAGACGTGATTGAACGCTCTCGTGAAGGTTTCAAAAAAGCTATCGCACAGTTTTAA
- a CDS encoding DEAD/DEAH box helicase — protein sequence MKNSKDDHQIGEELKNNYAHQEPDKVVEPEEALLELSIEDLPNSIKHALEKTGWENLTPVQSKSLPYQLKRIDLMVQARTGSGKTGAFVLPLLEKIDPSLNRTQALILVPTRELARQVEREAEIIFKDTGIRVLSVYGGVGYGRQKEQLEKGAHMVVGTPGRILDHLMKRTFSLRDIRTLIFDEADRMLSIGFYPDMQQVKSYLPDRPISTYMFSATFPEHVLRLSKEFMYNPQLLSLSSKHVHVAEIEHAYYEVPAMGRERQLMRVLEMENPTSAIIFCNTKADVNFVTAVLNNFGFNAGELTSDLSQNKRESILGDLRSGKIKFLVATDIAARGIDVPDLSHVILYEPPEDKESYIHRAGRTGRAGSSGIAISLVDVIQKLELQRIAATYSINFDCRALPDDKEVLNTINERLTNILESKYRSTTILEKERINRYKDLVRQLAEDDEQCTLVGMLMDELYQNSLHARPPQPPSEDQIESNSKRQARPPRSGNRSGGPQRGGRPQGRNSGGHDRY from the coding sequence ATGAAAAATTCGAAAGATGACCACCAAATAGGCGAAGAATTAAAAAACAACTACGCCCATCAAGAACCTGACAAAGTGGTCGAACCGGAAGAAGCTCTGCTAGAACTTTCCATCGAAGACCTGCCGAACTCAATCAAACATGCGTTGGAAAAAACCGGATGGGAAAACCTGACTCCGGTTCAATCAAAATCTCTTCCATATCAATTAAAGAGAATTGATCTGATGGTTCAGGCAAGAACAGGCAGCGGAAAAACAGGTGCATTTGTACTGCCGCTGCTCGAAAAAATAGACCCTTCACTTAACCGCACACAAGCCTTAATCCTAGTTCCTACAAGAGAACTCGCGAGACAGGTTGAACGTGAAGCTGAAATAATTTTCAAAGATACAGGAATCAGAGTTCTCTCCGTATACGGCGGAGTAGGATACGGCAGGCAGAAAGAACAGCTGGAAAAAGGGGCTCACATGGTTGTGGGAACTCCCGGCCGAATTCTAGACCATCTGATGAAAAGGACTTTCTCCCTGCGAGATATAAGAACACTGATTTTCGACGAAGCTGACCGGATGCTTTCAATCGGTTTTTACCCCGATATGCAACAGGTAAAATCCTATCTGCCGGACCGTCCGATCAGCACCTACATGTTTTCAGCAACCTTCCCCGAACACGTACTGCGGCTCTCTAAAGAGTTTATGTACAACCCCCAGCTTCTAAGCCTCAGCAGTAAACATGTTCATGTCGCAGAAATAGAACACGCATATTACGAAGTTCCAGCCATGGGCCGCGAAAGACAGCTTATGCGAGTCCTTGAAATGGAAAATCCCACCTCAGCCATCATTTTCTGCAATACCAAAGCTGATGTAAACTTCGTAACTGCCGTACTGAACAACTTTGGATTCAACGCCGGAGAATTAACTTCAGACCTTTCGCAAAACAAAAGAGAAAGTATTCTTGGAGATTTAAGATCCGGTAAAATTAAATTTCTGGTGGCGACTGACATTGCGGCACGCGGAATTGACGTTCCGGATCTATCGCATGTTATTTTATATGAACCGCCTGAAGATAAAGAATCTTACATCCACAGAGCAGGACGCACAGGAAGAGCAGGATCATCGGGAATAGCAATTTCTCTTGTTGATGTTATTCAGAAACTGGAACTGCAACGAATTGCTGCAACTTACAGTATCAACTTTGACTGCCGCGCCCTGCCAGATGATAAAGAGGTTTTAAATACTATTAATGAAAGGCTTACCAACATTCTGGAAAGCAAATACCGCTCAACAACTATTCTTGAAAAAGAGCGCATCAACCGCTACAAAGACCTTGTCCGCCAGCTTGCGGAAGATGATGAGCAATGCACTTTGGTAGGAATGCTCATGGATGAACTTTATCAGAACTCGCTACACGCCCGCCCGCCGCAGCCGCCATCTGAAGATCAGATCGAAAGCAACAGCAAACGGCAAGCAAGACCTCCAAGGTCAGGAAACCGTTCCGGAGGACCTCAAAGAGGTGGTAGACCGCAAGGCAGAAATTCCGGCGGACATGACAGATACTAA
- a CDS encoding MauE/DoxX family redox-associated membrane protein, which translates to MLEKLMSEQVYFIIRCLLAAVFFYAGVTKLLDTHGFASVISGYGLLPDSLVYLTAVFLPVAEFLIAIGLVWDLKGSLSLYLIFLLIFMGVLAHGISMGLDVDCGCFAPGDAEGSAYHSLWQAFFRDLFLLFGCVYLYWLRVVKEYRPRSVFAFVLKK; encoded by the coding sequence ATGCTTGAAAAACTTATGTCTGAGCAGGTTTATTTTATTATAAGATGCCTTCTTGCTGCAGTGTTTTTTTATGCAGGTGTGACAAAACTGCTGGACACTCATGGTTTTGCTTCGGTTATAAGTGGATATGGGCTTTTGCCTGATTCTCTCGTTTATTTGACCGCTGTTTTTCTTCCGGTTGCGGAATTTTTGATTGCGATCGGTCTTGTCTGGGATCTCAAAGGTTCGCTGTCTCTTTACTTAATTTTTCTGCTTATATTTATGGGTGTTCTTGCCCACGGAATAAGTATGGGGCTTGATGTTGACTGTGGTTGCTTTGCGCCCGGGGATGCAGAAGGCAGCGCGTATCATTCTCTTTGGCAAGCTTTTTTCAGGGATCTGTTTTTGTTGTTTGGGTGTGTTTATCTTTATTGGCTTAGAGTGGTGAAGGAGTACAGACCCCGGTCTGTTTTTGCCTTTGTTTTAAAAAAATGA
- a CDS encoding rhodanese-like domain-containing protein has protein sequence MKLVRNVLSIAAVCTLMFSLVGCLGSDKFEQEVVKETGAIKLVREVQRGNYDVISTAELKALLDSKADVLVIDTMPYEASYKKEHIPGAKQFLFPIPDMNEWDVKETDGKTQEQFVELLGPDKNKEIIIYCGFVKCTRSHNGAVWAKKLGYTNVKRYPGGIFAWKGAKNPIESAK, from the coding sequence ATGAAATTAGTCAGAAATGTTTTATCAATTGCCGCGGTGTGCACATTGATGTTTTCACTGGTCGGTTGCCTCGGCAGTGATAAATTTGAACAGGAAGTTGTAAAAGAAACCGGCGCAATCAAACTTGTGCGCGAAGTTCAGCGCGGTAATTATGATGTAATTTCTACTGCGGAGCTTAAAGCTCTTCTGGATAGTAAAGCTGATGTGCTTGTTATTGATACCATGCCGTATGAAGCAAGCTATAAAAAAGAGCATATTCCAGGTGCAAAGCAGTTTCTCTTCCCTATCCCTGATATGAATGAATGGGATGTTAAAGAAACTGACGGTAAAACACAGGAACAGTTTGTTGAGCTGTTAGGGCCTGATAAAAATAAAGAAATCATTATTTATTGTGGATTCGTTAAATGCACTCGCAGTCACAACGGAGCCGTGTGGGCTAAAAAGCTTGGGTACACAAATGTGAAAAGATACCCCGGTGGTATTTTCGCATGGAAGGGAGCAAAAAATCCTATTGAATCAGCTAAATAG
- a CDS encoding methyl-accepting chemotaxis protein, whose product MQILSRIKIVSKLGLILITNLILVVTMGAAAYWSSQYLHDELVSVFSTEYAGISVLLEADRDLHQALIAERSICFITPESDLFKGQMKDYTDNIGQADTRVKKFLKVFNTPETKKYVDAYFSDREKWEPVSQQVIKYVQDGKNAEAQVVSLGEAKTLFDAMRENLNKLTEIVEMQSQAKLTRSNESFQNLIYVILGITFFGLVLGSLITIVVSRNITVPIHKMVAFAQQIRSGDLNASLSVQQKDENGVLAQAFQDMLVQLNRTLAEVKEQNAVVEEKAKQTSEALELAKEATGKAESAKAEGLYQAAERIDGIVGKLSEAAERISLQAEEIRHGTAVQSERITGAATAMEEMNASVFEVAKNSGEAATAGETAMSQANEGAKVVQNSIDAINATQKQAGELKVNMDELSHQAQSIGQILGVITDIADQTNLLALNAAIEAARAGEAGRGFAVVADEVRKLAEKTMNATKEVGEAISSIQSVANINVKSMERATVDLSRAVELSGQSRKVLSEIVVMVSNSSERIQGIAAATEEQSAASEEITRSVDEVSQISQQTTEGLLETTNALQSLSAEVVELSELVRSLKAEGSRR is encoded by the coding sequence ATGCAAATATTAAGTCGTATAAAGATTGTTTCAAAATTAGGGCTTATTTTGATCACCAATCTTATACTTGTTGTTACGATGGGTGCGGCTGCTTATTGGAGTTCTCAATATTTGCATGATGAACTGGTCAGCGTGTTCAGCACTGAGTATGCCGGTATCAGTGTTTTGCTTGAAGCAGATAGGGATTTGCATCAAGCTTTGATCGCTGAGCGGAGCATATGCTTTATAACACCTGAATCAGATCTATTTAAAGGTCAGATGAAAGATTATACTGACAATATCGGTCAGGCTGACACAAGAGTTAAAAAGTTTTTAAAAGTTTTCAATACTCCTGAAACAAAGAAGTATGTTGATGCTTATTTTTCTGATCGCGAGAAATGGGAACCTGTATCACAACAGGTCATCAAATATGTACAGGATGGAAAGAATGCAGAAGCTCAGGTTGTTTCGCTTGGTGAAGCTAAAACTTTGTTTGATGCTATGCGGGAGAATTTAAATAAACTTACTGAGATAGTTGAAATGCAGTCACAAGCAAAACTAACAAGATCTAATGAGTCATTTCAAAATCTGATTTATGTTATTTTGGGGATAACCTTTTTCGGTTTGGTCTTAGGCTCACTAATCACGATAGTTGTTTCTCGTAATATTACTGTGCCGATTCATAAGATGGTTGCGTTTGCGCAGCAGATCAGGTCTGGAGATCTCAATGCCAGTCTGTCAGTGCAGCAAAAAGATGAAAACGGAGTCCTTGCTCAGGCATTTCAAGATATGCTGGTTCAGTTAAATCGTACCTTGGCAGAAGTTAAGGAACAAAATGCTGTGGTGGAAGAGAAGGCTAAGCAGACATCAGAAGCCCTTGAGCTGGCTAAAGAAGCTACCGGAAAAGCTGAATCTGCTAAAGCTGAAGGATTATATCAAGCAGCTGAACGGATTGATGGAATCGTCGGGAAACTATCTGAGGCTGCAGAAAGAATTTCCCTTCAGGCTGAAGAAATAAGGCATGGAACAGCAGTGCAGTCTGAAAGAATTACAGGCGCTGCAACTGCAATGGAAGAAATGAATGCATCTGTCTTTGAGGTTGCAAAAAATTCCGGCGAAGCGGCTACTGCCGGTGAAACTGCGATGTCTCAAGCTAACGAGGGCGCGAAAGTTGTCCAGAATTCAATTGATGCCATCAATGCGACGCAAAAGCAGGCGGGAGAATTAAAGGTCAATATGGACGAGCTTAGCCATCAGGCTCAGTCTATCGGACAAATTTTAGGGGTCATTACAGATATTGCAGATCAGACAAACCTGTTGGCATTAAATGCTGCAATCGAAGCCGCAAGAGCCGGAGAAGCCGGAAGAGGCTTTGCGGTTGTTGCGGATGAAGTCCGTAAGCTTGCTGAAAAAACAATGAATGCCACTAAAGAAGTCGGCGAAGCCATTTCGTCCATACAAAGTGTTGCAAACATCAATGTTAAATCTATGGAGAGAGCTACTGTTGATCTCAGCCGGGCTGTTGAGCTTTCAGGACAGTCTCGTAAAGTTTTGTCTGAAATAGTTGTAATGGTGAGCAATTCTTCTGAAAGAATTCAAGGTATTGCCGCTGCGACGGAAGAACAATCGGCCGCGTCAGAAGAAATTACCAGATCGGTTGATGAAGTCAGTCAGATTTCACAACAGACAACAGAAGGTCTTTTGGAAACAACTAATGCGCTGCAGAGTCTCTCTGCCGAAGTCGTAGAACTTTCGGAGTTGGTGCGTAGCCTAAAGGCAGAAGGCAGCAGGCGATAG